From Planococcus halocryophilus, the proteins below share one genomic window:
- the dnaJ gene encoding molecular chaperone DnaJ produces the protein MNKRDYYEVLGVSKSASKEEIKKAYRTLSKKFHPDINKDADASEKFQEVKDAYEVLSDDQKRAQYDQFGHQDPNQGFGGGAEGFGFDDIFSTFFGGGARRRDPNAPRKGDDLQYSMTIDFMDAVFGKEAEVEIPKDETCDTCDGSGAKPGTKKKTCPYCEGSGQTNVTQDTPFGRMVNRRTCQHCEGSGQIIEEKCPTCRGQGRVRKVNKIKVTIPAGVDDGQQLRVTGQGGPGINGGPAGDLYVVFRVKPHKQFQREGDDIYLEISVTYPQAALGDEIEVPTISGKVKLKIPAGTQSGARFRLKGKGVKNVHGYGTGDQHIIVRIKTQTKLSEKQKQLLREFAEISGDIPEEHSSSLFAKIKRTIKGDS, from the coding sequence ATGAACAAGCGAGATTATTATGAAGTGCTGGGTGTATCCAAGTCTGCTTCCAAAGAAGAGATTAAAAAAGCATACCGGACTTTATCGAAAAAATTCCACCCAGATATTAATAAAGATGCAGATGCATCTGAGAAATTCCAAGAAGTAAAAGATGCCTATGAAGTATTAAGTGACGATCAAAAACGTGCACAATACGATCAATTTGGTCATCAAGATCCGAACCAAGGCTTTGGTGGCGGAGCAGAAGGGTTTGGTTTCGACGATATTTTCAGTACTTTCTTTGGTGGCGGTGCAAGACGTCGCGACCCGAACGCGCCGCGTAAAGGTGACGATTTACAGTATTCGATGACAATCGACTTTATGGATGCTGTATTTGGTAAAGAAGCTGAAGTTGAAATTCCTAAAGATGAAACATGTGACACGTGCGATGGCTCTGGGGCTAAACCAGGGACGAAGAAAAAAACATGTCCATATTGCGAAGGTTCGGGTCAAACCAATGTAACGCAGGACACACCTTTTGGTCGCATGGTCAATCGTCGTACTTGTCAACATTGTGAAGGTTCAGGGCAAATTATTGAAGAGAAATGTCCAACTTGCCGAGGCCAAGGAAGAGTCCGCAAAGTAAACAAAATTAAAGTTACGATTCCAGCAGGCGTTGACGATGGTCAGCAATTACGAGTGACAGGTCAAGGTGGACCAGGTATTAACGGAGGACCAGCAGGAGATTTATACGTTGTATTCCGCGTAAAACCACATAAGCAATTCCAACGTGAAGGCGATGACATTTATTTAGAAATATCGGTCACTTATCCGCAAGCCGCATTAGGTGATGAGATTGAAGTGCCAACAATTTCAGGGAAAGTGAAACTGAAAATTCCAGCTGGTACACAAAGTGGAGCACGTTTCCGCTTGAAGGGCAAAGGTGTTAAAAATGTCCACGGCTACGGAACAGGTGATCAACATATTATTGTTCGCATAAAAACACAAACAAAACTTAGTGAGAAACAAAAACAGCTATTACGTGAATTTGCTGAAATTAGCGGAGATATTCCGGAAGAACATAGCAGTTCTCTTTTTGCAAAAATCAAACGCACTATTAAAGGCGACTCATAA
- the prmA gene encoding 50S ribosomal protein L11 methyltransferase yields MKWSELSIHTTNEAIEAVSNIMHEAGASGVVIEDSEDLTKEREDRFGEIYSLDPEDFPVDGVILKAYLPVNSFLGETVEAIKLAINNLVTFDINLGKNEVTISEVNEEEWATAWKKYYHPVKISKRFTIVPTWETYNPVSSDELIIELDPGMAFGTGTHPTTVMSLQALEKMVKPADRVIDIGTGSGVLAIGAALLSAKEVYALDLDEVAVRSANINVKLNKVQDVVTVEEGNLTDKIDQPGDVVVANILAEVIMSFTDDAFKIVKSGGVYITSGIISAKKNDVKAALEASGFVIEDVMMMEDWVTIISKKPE; encoded by the coding sequence TTGAAATGGTCAGAACTGTCGATTCATACGACAAATGAAGCAATTGAAGCAGTTTCCAATATCATGCACGAAGCAGGCGCGAGCGGTGTTGTCATTGAAGACTCAGAAGATTTAACAAAAGAACGAGAAGATCGCTTTGGTGAAATTTATTCGTTAGATCCTGAAGATTTTCCAGTAGATGGCGTTATTTTAAAAGCATATCTTCCTGTTAATAGCTTTTTAGGGGAAACTGTAGAGGCGATTAAACTGGCGATTAATAACTTAGTGACATTTGACATTAACTTGGGCAAAAACGAAGTAACCATTAGCGAAGTAAATGAAGAAGAATGGGCTACAGCGTGGAAAAAATATTATCACCCTGTGAAAATATCTAAACGCTTTACAATTGTTCCAACATGGGAAACGTATAACCCGGTTTCAAGCGACGAGTTAATCATTGAATTGGATCCTGGAATGGCTTTTGGTACAGGAACTCACCCAACAACTGTGATGAGCCTTCAAGCATTAGAGAAAATGGTCAAACCAGCTGATCGTGTTATTGATATCGGGACCGGTTCTGGTGTATTGGCAATTGGAGCAGCTTTACTGTCCGCTAAAGAAGTGTATGCACTGGATTTAGATGAAGTGGCAGTCAGATCTGCGAATATCAACGTCAAATTAAATAAAGTTCAAGATGTTGTGACGGTAGAAGAAGGCAATTTGACGGATAAAATTGATCAACCAGGTGACGTAGTGGTTGCTAATATTTTGGCGGAAGTCATTATGTCATTTACAGATGATGCATTTAAGATTGTTAAATCAGGTGGAGTCTATATTACATCAGGCATCATCTCGGCGAAAAAAAATGATGTAAAAGCGGCTCTGGAAGCATCTGGCTTTGTTATTGAAGATGTTATGATGATGGAAGACTGGGTTACCATCATTTCAAAAAAACCGGAATAA